A genomic region of Saccopteryx bilineata isolate mSacBil1 chromosome 1, mSacBil1_pri_phased_curated, whole genome shotgun sequence contains the following coding sequences:
- the LOC136320771 gene encoding LOW QUALITY PROTEIN: olfactory receptor 5L1-like (The sequence of the model RefSeq protein was modified relative to this genomic sequence to represent the inferred CDS: substituted 1 base at 1 genomic stop codon), with the protein MGEENCTTVTEFILLGLSDVPELKVFLSLLFLLIYGVTFLANLGMIALIHISSRLHTPMYFFLSHLSFVDFCYSTVIVPKMLFNIFSKDKTISFLGCMIQFYIFCTCAITDVFLLAMMAYDRYLAICSPLLYMVTMSRKLXILLVSCCYLCGSVCSLIHLCLALEIPSYSSNVINHFFCDLLPILILACYDVSLNELMVFIVATFNEIITIVIIFTSYLFILITILRMRSAEGRRKAFSTCASHLTAIVVLQGTILFTYCRPSSFNSVDTDKVASVFYTVVIPMLNPLIYSLRNKDVKEALKKVLGS; encoded by the coding sequence ATGGGGGAGGAGAACTGCACCACTGTGACAGAGTTCATCCTTCTTGGATTATCAGATGTCCCTGAGTTGAaagtctttctctccctgctgtTCCTTCTCATATATGGAGTCACATTTTTGGCCAACCTGGGCATGATCGCACTGATTCACATCAGCTCTCGACTTCACACCCCCATGTACTTTTTTCTCAGTCACCTGTCCTTTGTGGATTTCTGCTACTCTACGGTCATTGTGCCAAAGATGCTGTTCAATATCTTCAGCAAGGATAAGACCATCTCTTTCCTTGGATGCATGATACAATTCTACATATTTTGCACATGTGCAATCACTGATGTGTTTCTGCTGGCCATGATGGCCTATGATCGCTACTTGGCCATATGTAGCCCACTGCTGTACATGGTGACCATGTCTCGGAAACTCTAAATACTGCTGGTTTCTTGCTGCTACCTCTGTGGGAGTGTGTGTTCTCTGATCCACTTGTGTTTAGCTCTTGAGATTCCATCCTACAGCTCAAATGTGATTAACCACTTCTTTTGTGATCTACTCCCGATTCTTATTCTTGCCTGCTATGATGTTTCCTTAAATGAACTCATGGTATTCATTGTGGCCACTTTCAATGAGATCATCACCATTGTGATCATCTTTACCTCCTACTTGTTTATTCTCATCACCATCCTCAGGATGCGCTCCGCAGAGGGAAGGCGCAAAGCCTTCTCCACCTGTGCCTCCCACCTCACAGCTATCGTTGTCTTACAGGGAACAATCCTTTTCACGTACTGCCGGCCCAGTTCTTTCAACAGCGTGGATACTGACAAGGTGGCTTCAGTGTTTTACACAGTAGTGATCCCTATGCTGAACCCCCTGATTTACAGCTTGAGGAACAAAGATGTGAAAGAAGCTCTCAAGAAAGTTTTGGGGTCCTGA
- the LOC136320772 gene encoding olfactory receptor 5L1-like, translated as MGEENCTIVTEFILLGLSDVPELKVFLSLLFLLIYGVTFSANLGMIALIHISSRLHTPMYFFLSHLSFVDFCYSTVIMPKMLFNIFSKDNTISFLGCMIQFYMFCTCVITDVFLLAMMAYDRFLAICSPLLYMVTMSRKLQILLVSGCYVCGSVCSLIHLCLALDIPSYSSNVINHFFCDLLPILNLACYDVSLNELMVFIVATFNEIITIVIIFTSYLFILITILRMRSAEGRRKAFSTCASHLTAIVVLQGTILFTYCQPSSGNSMDTDKVASVFYTVVIPMLNPLIYSLRNKDVKEALKKVLGSRFTL; from the coding sequence ATGGGGGAGGAGAACTGCACCATTGTAACAGAGTTCATCCTTCTTGGATTATCAGATGTCCCTGAGTTGAaagtctttctctccctgctgtTCCTTCTCATATATGGCGTCACATTTTCGGCCAACCTGGGCATGATCGCACTGATTCACATCAGCTCTCGACTTCACACCCCCATGTACTTTTTTCTCAGTCACCTGTCCTTTGTGGATTTCTGCTACTCTACGGTCATTATGCCAAAGATGCTGTTCAATATCTTCAGTAAGGACAATACCATCTCCTTTCTCGGATGCATGATACAATTCTACATGTTTTGCACATGTGTAATCACTGATGTGTTTCTGCTGGCCATGATGGCCTATGACCGCTTCTTGGCCATATGTAGCCCACTGCTGTACATGGTGACCATGTCCCGGAAACTCCAAATACTGCTGGTCTCTGGCTGCTACGTCTGTGGGAGTGTGTGTTCTCTGATCCACTTGTGTTTAGCTCTTGATATTCCATCCTACAGCTCAAATGTGATTAACCATTTCTTTTGTGACCTACTCCCGATTCTTAATCTTGCCTGCTATGATGTGTCCTTAAATGAACTCATGGTTTTCATTGTGGCCACTTTCAATGAGATCATCACCATTGTTATCATCTTTACCTCCTACTTGTTTATTCTCATCACCATCCTCAGGATGCGCTCCGCAGAGGGAAGGCGCAAAGCCTTCTCCACCTGTGCCTCCCACCTCACAGCTATCGTTGTCTTACAGGGAACAATCCTTTTCACGTACTGCCAGCCCAGTTCTGGCAACAGCATGGATACTGACAAGGTGGCTTCAGTATTTTACACGGTAGTGATCCCCATGCTGAACCCCCTGATCTACAGCTTGAGGAACAAGGACGTGAAAGAAGCTCTCAAGAAAGTGTTGGGGTCCAGATTCACTCTTTGA
- the LOC136319686 gene encoding olfactory receptor 5L1-like, which translates to MGEENCTTVTEFILLGLSDVPELKVFLSLLFLLIYGVTFSANLGMIALIHISSRLHTPMYFFLSHLSFVDICYSTVIVPKMLFNIFSKDKTISFLGCMIQFYIFCTCAITDVFLLAMMAYDRFLAICSPLLYMVTMSRKLQILLVSGCYVCGSVCSLIHLCLALDIPSYSSNVINHFFCDLPPILNLACYDVSLNELMVFIVATFNEIITIVIIFTAYLFILITILRMRSAEGRHKAFSTCASHLTAIVVLEGTVLFTYCRPSSFNSVDTDKVASVFYTVVIPMLNPLIYSLRNKDVKEALKKVLGSRFTL; encoded by the coding sequence ATGGGGGAGGAGAACTGCACCACTGTGACAGAGTTCATCCTTCTTGGATTATCAGATGTCCCTGAGTTGAaagtctttctctccctgctgtTCCTTCTCATATATGGCGTCACATTTTCGGCCAACCTGGGCATGATCGCACTGATTCACATCAGCTCTCGACTTCACACCCCCATGTACTTTTTTCTCAGTCACCTGTCCTTTGTGGATATCTGCTACTCTACAGTCATTGTGCCAAAGATGCTGTTCAATATCTTCAGCAAGGATAAGACCATCTCCTTTCTCGGATGCATGATACAATTCTACATATTTTGCACATGTGCAATCACTGATGTGTTTCTGCTGGCCATGATGGCCTATGACCGCTTCTTGGCCATATGTAGCCCACTGCTGTACATGGTGACCATGTCCCGGAAACTCCAAATACTGCTGGTCTCTGGCTGCTACGTCTGTGGGAGTGTGTGTTCTCTGATCCACTTGTGTTTAGCCCTTGATATTCCATCCTACAGCTCAAATGTGATTAACCATTTTTTTTGTGACCTACCCCCGATTCTTAATCTTGCCTGCTATGATGTTTCCTTAAATGAACTCATGGTATTCATTGTGGCCACTTTCAATGAGATCATCACCATTGTGATCATCTTTACCGCCTACTTGTTTATTCTCATCACCATCCTCAGGATGCGCTCTGCAGAGGGAAGGCACAAAGCCTTCTCCACCTGTGCCTCCCACCTCACAGCTATTGTTGTCTTAGAGGGAACAGTCCTTTTCACTTACTGCCGGCCCAGTTCTTTCAACAGCGTGGATACTGACAAGGTGGCTTCAGTATTTTACACGGTAGTGATCCCCATGCTGAACCCCCTGATCTACAGCTTGAGGAACAAGGACGTGAAAGAAGCTCTCAAGAAAGTGTTGGGGTCCAGATTCACTCTTTGA
- the LOC136320773 gene encoding olfactory receptor 5W2-like, giving the protein MAGENCTVFTDFILLGLSGRQDVQQGLFVLFLLVYGITLIANLGMILLINLDPRLHMPMYYFLSSLSFCDVCYSSTISPKMLVDFLSEQKRIPYHLCAIQMYLFGAFADVECLMLAIMAYDRFVAICNPLLYTTVMSRSISAQLVTIAYITGLADSAIHTCCTFRLSFCNSNIINHFFCDIPPLLALSSSDTTINEIVMFTFIGCVVGSSILTILLSYSFIITTILRMNSAKGRRKAFSTCASHLTAVAILFGTLLFMYFRPSSSYSMDTDKMASVFYTVVIPMLNPLIYSLRNKDVKGALKKAVGTKLCSE; this is encoded by the coding sequence ATGGCTGGTGAGAACTGCACTGTCTTCACTGACTTCATACTCTTAGGACTTTCTGGCAGACAGGATGTGCAGCAGGGGCTCTTTGTGCTCTTCCTGCTGGTTTATGGCATCACTCTGATTGCCAACCTAGGCATGATCCTGCTCATCAACCTGGACCCCAGACTCCACATGCCCATGTACTATTTCCTGAGCAGTCTGTCTTTCTGTGATGTCTGCTACTCATCCACGATCTCTCCCAAGATGCTGGTCGATTTCTTATCTGAACAAAAGAGGATTCCATATCACTTATGTGCCATTCAGATGTATCTTTTTGGTGCCTTTGCAGATGTAGAATGTCTCATGTTGGCCATCATGGCCTATGACCGTTTCGTAGCCATTTGTAATCCTCTTCTTTATACAACTGTCATGTCCCGGAGCATCAGTGCCCAGCTCGTGACTATTGCCTACATCACAGGCTTGGCGGATTCAGCAATCCACACCTGTTGCACATTTCGATTGTCATTCTGCAATTCCAATATCATCAATCACTTTTTCTGTGATATCCCACCCTTATTAGCCCTCTCCTCCTCAGACACAACCATCAATGAGATAGTGATGTTCACGTTCATTGGATGTGTTGTGGGGTCCAGCATCCTCACGATTCTCCTCTCCTACAGCTTCATCATAACCACCATCCTTAGAATGAACTCAGCCAAGGGGAGACGCAAAGCCTTCTCTACCTGTGCCTCCCACTTAACTGCTGTGGCTATACTCTTTGGGACACTCTTGTTCATGTATTTCCGTCCCAGCTCCAGTTACTCCATGGACACCGACAAAATGGCCTCTGTTTTCTACACCGTTGTCATCCCCATGTTAAACCCACTGATCTACAGCTTAAGGAATAAGGATGTGAAAGGTGCCCTGAAAAAAGCAGTTGGCACTAAATTATGTTCTGAGTGA
- the LOC136320774 gene encoding olfactory receptor 5AR1-like, translated as MAGENCTVFTDFILLGLSGRQDVQQGLFVLFLLVYGVTVIANLGMILLINLDPRLHTPMYYFLSSLSFCDVCYSSTVSPRMLADFLSEQKRIPYHLCFVQMFFFGIFADVECIMLAAMAYDRYVAICNPLLYPTAMSNRKCLQLVAIVYIESLVDMTIFISCTVTLSFCNSNIINHFFCDIPPLLALSSSDTSISELTLLISSNCVIGCSIVTVLLSYSYIITTVLRMNSAEGRRKAFSTCASHLTAVAIFHGTLIFMYIRSSSTYSMDMDKMASVFYTVFIPMLNPLIYSLRNKDVKGALKKTIGTKLRSD; from the coding sequence ATGGCTGGTGAGAACTGCACTGTCTTCACTGACTTCATACTCTTAGGACTTTCTGGCAGACAGGATGTGCAGCAGGGGCTCTTTGTGCTCTTCCTGCTGGTTTATGGCGTCACTGTGATCGCCAACCTAGGCATGATCCTGCTCATCAACCTGGACCCCAGACTCCACACGCCCATGTACTATTTCCTGAGCAGTCTGTCTTTCTGTGATGTCTGCTACTCCTCCACGGTCTCTCCCAGGATGCTGGCCGACTTCTTATCTGAACAGAAGAGGATTCCATATCATTTATGCTTCGTTCAGATGTTCTTTTTTGGGATCTTTGCAGATGTGGAATGCATCATGTTGGCTGCCATGGCCTATGACCGCTATGTAGCCATTTGCAATCCACTTCTTTACCCAACTGCCATGTCCAATAGGAAGTGTCTCCAGCTTGTGGCTATTGTGTACATTGAAAGTTTGGTGGATATGACAATCTTCATCTCTTGCACAGTTACACTGTCATTCTGCAATTCCAATATCATCAATCACTTTTTCTGTGACATCCCACCCTTACTAGCCCTCTCCTCCTCGGATACAAGCATCAGTGAGTTAACGCTGCTCATTTCCAGTAACTGTGTAATAGGATGCAGTATTGTCACTGTCCTCCTTTCCTACAGCTACATCATAACCACCGTCCTTAGAATGAACTCGGCCGAGGGGAGACGCAAAGCCTTCTCTACCTGTGCCTCTCACTTAACTGCTGTGGCTATATTTCACGGGACATTAATTTTCATGTATATTCGGTCCAGTTCAACTTACTCTATGGACATGGACAAAATGGCCTCTGTGTTTTACACAGTTTTCATCCCTATGCTGAACCCACTGATCTACAGCTTAAGGAATAAGGATGTGAAAGGCGCCCTGAAAAAAACAATTGGGACTAAATTACGTTCTGACTGA